In a single window of the Pyrococcus sp. NA2 genome:
- a CDS encoding beta-ribofuranosylaminobenzene 5'-phosphate synthase family protein yields the protein MRIRAPAHLHAGNPDLSGDMGRLFGTLGFAIEFPYLEVEIRESERDKSNDEDALLFLKRLRESFEFPPVEVEVKHYIPKWVGVGFHTTLALSIGIGISKLYNLNLKLDEIALAVRRGLITALGFYAVKVGGFIVEGGFPIEKREKVVPPLIFRGDVPENWFFVVAIPETPRRKLLDVRKVEDEILENLKRMPPELADRLSRIVLMKILPSFIERDIRTFGEGLYQFNNLLGRFWSDYQESVYCCDLVEEGIKIMLEDAYCACQTSWGPTFYGIVDDISIAERIRDKVKRFLEENGDGGEVFITKANNRGAVVLDG from the coding sequence ATGAGGATAAGGGCTCCGGCTCATCTTCATGCGGGAAATCCAGATCTGAGTGGTGACATGGGAAGACTCTTTGGAACTCTCGGTTTTGCAATAGAATTCCCTTACCTAGAAGTTGAGATAAGGGAATCCGAGAGGGACAAATCGAACGACGAGGATGCTTTATTATTTTTAAAAAGACTGAGGGAATCCTTTGAGTTTCCTCCGGTTGAGGTAGAAGTCAAGCATTACATACCGAAATGGGTTGGTGTGGGCTTCCATACCACATTGGCCCTTAGCATAGGGATCGGAATTAGTAAACTATATAATTTAAATCTGAAACTCGATGAGATAGCGTTGGCCGTTAGAAGAGGTTTAATAACGGCCTTGGGTTTTTATGCTGTTAAGGTTGGAGGATTTATAGTCGAAGGAGGTTTTCCCATTGAAAAGAGGGAAAAAGTTGTTCCTCCCCTGATCTTCAGGGGAGATGTACCAGAAAACTGGTTCTTTGTTGTGGCAATCCCCGAAACTCCTAGGAGAAAGTTACTTGACGTGAGAAAAGTTGAGGATGAGATTCTCGAGAATTTAAAGAGAATGCCTCCCGAACTAGCTGATAGGTTATCAAGGATAGTGCTAATGAAGATATTACCATCTTTCATTGAAAGGGACATAAGAACCTTTGGCGAGGGCCTCTATCAGTTCAACAACCTCCTAGGAAGATTTTGGAGTGATTATCAGGAGAGTGTATACTGCTGTGACTTAGTTGAGGAAGGCATTAAGATAATGCTTGAGGATGCCTACTGTGCATGTCAGACGAGCTGGGGCCCAACTTTCTATGGTATAGTAGATGACATTTCCATTGCGGAGAGAATAAGGGATAAGGTAAAAAGGTTCCTGGAAGAAAATGGAGATGGTGGGGAAGTTTTCATAACGAAGGCCAACAATAGGGGGGCGGTGGTTCTGGATGGTTAA
- a CDS encoding DUF1464 family protein: MVKAIGIDSGTKSMDIFGFDDENGEVIVDTAVDRNEVTKNPRIIIDILRKVQEEHGKIDVIVGPSGYGIPLKPAREATDEEIALATFITRADVERRLKIVGLRELMVLMREAKDLNIYFTPGVIHLPTVPEWRKANRVDLGTSDKIFTVALSLVRHSEIEGVPYEKVNLIAVEIGFAYTSAMAVRNGEIVDGMAGTAGFTGYLGMGFMDSELAYALANVLDDFSKLKLFEGGAAYIAGIDPFKISPEEFVKIAKEDEKVAKGYNAMIEGIVKDVFALLPSVKPDAIYLSGRFSRIPEFFKDTKDAIEDSLSRFGVDIEVRKLESRAKAKEAAEGGAIIANGIAGGVYKEVVEVLKLRESSGKIFDWVQLKEREKLKAFERLEL, from the coding sequence ATGGTTAAGGCGATAGGGATTGACTCTGGAACTAAGAGCATGGACATATTTGGTTTTGATGATGAGAATGGTGAGGTTATAGTTGATACCGCAGTTGACAGGAATGAAGTGACAAAGAATCCAAGGATAATAATTGACATCCTTAGGAAGGTTCAAGAGGAGCATGGAAAGATAGATGTAATAGTTGGGCCTTCTGGATATGGAATCCCTCTAAAACCTGCAAGGGAAGCTACAGATGAAGAGATAGCACTTGCAACCTTCATAACAAGGGCCGACGTTGAGAGAAGACTCAAGATAGTTGGACTAAGGGAATTAATGGTTCTCATGAGGGAAGCCAAAGATCTGAACATCTATTTCACCCCAGGAGTTATACATCTGCCAACTGTACCAGAGTGGAGGAAGGCGAACAGAGTAGACCTTGGAACATCAGACAAGATATTTACCGTGGCACTCTCCCTAGTTAGACACTCCGAGATCGAAGGTGTTCCTTATGAGAAGGTGAATTTAATAGCCGTTGAGATAGGATTCGCGTACACCTCCGCGATGGCAGTTAGGAATGGTGAGATAGTAGATGGCATGGCTGGAACTGCTGGATTCACTGGCTACCTTGGTATGGGCTTCATGGATTCAGAGTTGGCCTATGCATTGGCTAACGTTCTCGATGACTTTAGTAAGCTCAAGCTCTTTGAAGGTGGAGCTGCTTATATTGCGGGAATAGATCCCTTCAAGATATCACCTGAGGAGTTTGTGAAGATTGCAAAGGAAGATGAAAAGGTTGCTAAAGGATATAATGCAATGATAGAAGGAATAGTAAAGGATGTCTTTGCTTTGCTACCCTCGGTAAAGCCAGATGCAATTTACCTTAGTGGAAGGTTCTCTAGGATACCTGAATTCTTTAAGGATACAAAGGATGCAATTGAGGATTCACTTTCTCGCTTTGGAGTCGATATTGAGGTTAGAAAGCTTGAGAGTAGAGCAAAAGCTAAGGAAGCTGCTGAAGGTGGTGCAATAATAGCCAATGGGATAGCTGGAGGAGTATATAAGGAGGTTGTTGAGGTTCTAAAGCTCAGAGAGAGTTCTGGAAAGATATTTGACTGGGTTCAGTTGAAGGAGAGGGAGAAGCTTAAGGCTTTTGAAAGGCTCGAACTATAG
- a CDS encoding indolepyruvate oxidoreductase subunit beta: MEFNLIIAGVGGQGGLTLSRIIGNAAMVEGYRVRIGETLGMSQRYGSVLSYLRFGDNVYSPLIEEGKANLMLALEPVEALRNARFLGKDSYALINAYPIHTATTLVGKERYPDLEEIKEAIGRICRVEMHDFQREADKINPRTLGVLMTGYAYGKGLLPLKKESIIEGIKLTLREKLWDINFKALERGIELAKSL, translated from the coding sequence GTGGAGTTCAACTTAATAATAGCCGGAGTAGGGGGTCAAGGTGGTCTAACACTGTCGAGGATAATTGGAAACGCCGCCATGGTTGAAGGGTACAGGGTCAGGATAGGAGAAACCCTCGGAATGAGTCAGCGTTATGGAAGCGTTCTAAGCTATCTCCGCTTCGGTGATAACGTTTATTCTCCCCTAATCGAGGAAGGGAAGGCGAACCTGATGTTGGCACTGGAACCAGTTGAAGCATTGAGAAATGCGAGGTTCCTTGGCAAGGATAGCTATGCCCTGATAAATGCATATCCAATCCATACTGCAACTACCTTGGTTGGAAAGGAGAGATATCCTGATTTAGAGGAAATAAAGGAAGCGATAGGGAGGATATGTAGGGTTGAAATGCATGACTTTCAGAGGGAGGCAGATAAGATAAATCCAAGAACCTTAGGAGTCCTAATGACCGGCTATGCATACGGTAAGGGTTTGCTTCCACTGAAGAAGGAAAGCATAATTGAAGGCATAAAGTTAACCTTAAGGGAGAAACTATGGGACATCAATTTTAAGGCCCTTGAAAGGGGAATCGAACTTGCTAAGTCCCTTTAA
- a CDS encoding MFS transporter, with the protein MERDAKVLVIATAVGQLFLQFSWFIMPFYLKVLGYGMDKMGILFSIQTLIGGISFLLAGQLSLKLGYKKTLILAATLGLVGRIFQVLAYNFVILILGFFLVGINMGLRDPNYSALLSEKVKSEEERHRIFSYSFGLGTLMNALGVLVAGYLPGYLIKLGYPKEIAYRFVIGLALLQFLIVFPALLIIRDVPVKEQRIKWRKELVIRILKFSLPSALIGLGAGITIPYMSIYFNLRFGRDIKEISWIFFGQQLVMGLGSFILPELVRKLGPVRVITYFQGAAALLFMIFPSIPTFLLASIIYVIRSILMNIVWPVNDSFMMGFFSTEEKATAAGIRRAFSTFMRGLGNYIGGMLFAFSLAYPFYATAILYIVATTMFYAFFIKHN; encoded by the coding sequence ATGGAAAGAGACGCAAAGGTATTGGTAATTGCAACGGCCGTCGGTCAGTTGTTCCTCCAGTTTTCCTGGTTCATAATGCCATTCTATTTGAAAGTTCTTGGTTATGGAATGGATAAAATGGGAATCTTATTTTCAATTCAAACTTTAATAGGCGGGATCTCATTCCTCCTAGCTGGTCAGCTTTCATTAAAACTTGGTTATAAGAAGACATTAATTCTAGCTGCAACCCTTGGCCTAGTTGGGAGAATATTCCAGGTTCTTGCATATAACTTCGTGATTCTGATCTTGGGTTTCTTCCTCGTTGGAATAAATATGGGACTCAGAGATCCAAATTATTCCGCCCTCCTAAGCGAGAAGGTCAAGAGTGAGGAAGAAAGACATAGGATATTTTCTTACTCCTTTGGCCTAGGAACCCTAATGAACGCCCTCGGGGTTTTGGTTGCAGGTTATCTCCCCGGGTACTTGATTAAATTGGGATACCCTAAGGAGATTGCATATAGATTCGTCATAGGGCTTGCCCTCCTTCAATTCCTCATAGTCTTTCCAGCCCTGCTAATCATAAGGGATGTGCCTGTAAAAGAGCAGAGAATTAAGTGGAGAAAGGAACTTGTCATTAGGATATTGAAATTCTCACTTCCAAGCGCCCTAATAGGACTTGGGGCCGGAATAACGATCCCATACATGAGCATATACTTTAATCTCAGATTCGGGAGGGATATAAAAGAAATAAGCTGGATATTCTTTGGCCAGCAACTAGTGATGGGACTCGGATCTTTCATCCTTCCAGAGCTCGTGAGAAAACTTGGACCTGTAAGGGTGATAACATACTTCCAGGGAGCTGCCGCCCTTCTATTTATGATCTTCCCATCAATACCGACGTTTCTTTTGGCCTCAATAATTTACGTCATAAGGTCAATTTTAATGAATATAGTCTGGCCCGTTAACGATTCATTCATGATGGGCTTTTTCTCAACTGAAGAAAAAGCAACGGCCGCAGGTATAAGAAGGGCCTTCTCAACTTTCATGAGGGGATTAGGAAATTATATAGGGGGAATGCTCTTCGCGTTCTCCTTGGCGTATCCCTTCTATGCAACTGCGATCCTGTATATAGTAGCAACGACGATGTTCTATGCATTCTTCATAAAACATAATTAA
- a CDS encoding phosphate uptake regulator PhoU, with translation MEYRKIQFTGRSSYIVSLPKLWVKEHGLKQGDIVSMVINPDGSITIFPGKHKEIPMKKVLEIQKKYSPDMAIRLVISAYIQGYDIIEIKLEEEMPLYKIAIRKILQSLPGVEIILDEQYRIIAKSLLDEEEVNLSELLKRMKAIILSMFGDLELIVKGSNGEVFKDINDLENELDRFYFLIMRTVNRLLSKSGVTEESGLVRRPFDLIGILLIARNMERIGDHIIRIAENVDDVNVSYLKEKFSEMLAQVESKDLDKVDELMEELNERVRGIDYRKSIAMDSYRRILEYLENIGEVIINMAVG, from the coding sequence ATGGAGTATAGGAAGATTCAATTTACAGGGAGAAGTTCGTATATAGTTTCTCTTCCGAAGTTGTGGGTCAAGGAGCATGGACTTAAGCAGGGAGATATAGTTTCCATGGTGATAAATCCTGACGGTAGCATCACGATATTTCCAGGAAAACATAAGGAAATACCCATGAAGAAAGTTCTAGAGATCCAGAAGAAGTATTCTCCAGATATGGCAATAAGGTTGGTGATATCAGCTTACATACAAGGATATGACATTATAGAGATCAAGCTGGAGGAGGAGATGCCTCTTTACAAGATAGCAATCAGGAAGATTCTACAAAGCCTCCCAGGAGTTGAAATAATATTGGATGAGCAATACAGGATAATCGCTAAGAGTCTGCTGGATGAAGAGGAAGTAAACCTGTCGGAGTTGCTGAAGAGGATGAAGGCGATAATATTGTCAATGTTTGGCGATCTTGAGCTTATAGTCAAGGGTTCCAATGGAGAAGTTTTCAAGGATATAAATGACCTTGAGAACGAGCTCGATAGGTTTTATTTCTTAATCATGAGAACCGTGAACAGACTACTCTCAAAGAGTGGAGTTACAGAGGAAAGTGGTCTCGTTAGAAGGCCTTTCGATTTAATTGGCATACTCCTTATAGCAAGGAACATGGAAAGGATAGGAGATCACATAATAAGAATTGCGGAGAATGTTGATGATGTAAACGTTTCATATCTAAAGGAAAAGTTCTCGGAGATGTTGGCTCAAGTCGAAAGTAAGGATCTCGATAAGGTAGACGAACTTATGGAGGAGCTGAACGAGAGGGTAAGAGGAATTGATTACAGGAAATCAATTGCAATGGATAGCTATAGGAGAATTCTAGAGTACTTGGAGAACATAGGAGAAGTGATAATAAACATGGCCGTTGGATAA
- a CDS encoding isoaspartyl peptidase/L-asparaginase family protein gives MVAIIVHGGAGTIRDEARIPKVLEGVREAVMAGWRELKRGSALDAVEEAIKVLEDNPIFNAGTGSVLTIDGRIEMDAAIMRGKTLEAGAVAGIWGVKNPISVARKVMEETDHVLLVGEGAVKFARLMGFPEYDPTTEERRKQWKELKENLRRGEVKHWKKLQKLIEKYPEVLRSTVGAVAFDGEEVVAGTSTGGVFLKMFGRVGDTPIIGAGTYANEVAGASCTGLGEVAIRLSLAKTATDFVRLGMDAQAASNAAISLATRYFGNDTMGIIMVDIRGNVGFAKNTKHMSYAYLKEGMDKPEVGI, from the coding sequence ATGGTTGCCATTATAGTCCATGGCGGTGCGGGAACCATAAGAGATGAAGCAAGGATACCAAAGGTTCTTGAAGGCGTTAGAGAGGCCGTCATGGCTGGATGGAGAGAGCTGAAAAGGGGATCCGCGTTGGATGCTGTTGAGGAGGCCATAAAGGTTCTCGAGGATAACCCAATCTTCAATGCTGGAACGGGTAGTGTTCTTACAATAGATGGAAGAATTGAGATGGATGCCGCGATAATGCGGGGAAAAACGCTCGAGGCTGGAGCTGTTGCTGGAATATGGGGAGTCAAGAATCCAATAAGCGTTGCAAGAAAAGTCATGGAGGAGACGGATCACGTTTTGTTGGTTGGTGAAGGGGCTGTTAAGTTTGCTAGATTGATGGGATTTCCAGAGTATGATCCGACAACAGAGGAAAGAAGAAAGCAATGGAAGGAATTAAAGGAGAATCTTAGGAGGGGAGAAGTTAAGCATTGGAAAAAGCTTCAAAAATTGATAGAAAAGTATCCAGAGGTTCTTAGGAGTACAGTTGGTGCAGTTGCCTTTGATGGAGAAGAAGTTGTTGCTGGAACATCGACTGGCGGAGTATTCCTAAAGATGTTTGGGAGGGTTGGTGACACCCCAATAATAGGGGCTGGGACTTATGCAAATGAAGTTGCAGGTGCATCTTGCACGGGGCTTGGAGAGGTTGCAATAAGGTTAAGCTTGGCAAAGACTGCAACTGATTTTGTTCGCCTCGGCATGGATGCTCAAGCAGCAAGTAACGCTGCAATAAGTCTTGCAACAAGATACTTTGGTAATGACACGATGGGGATAATAATGGTTGATATAAGGGGGAATGTGGGCTTTGCTAAAAATACCAAACATATGAGCTACGCATATCTAAAGGAAGGTATGGATAAGCCGGAGGTTGGGATTTAA
- a CDS encoding MFS transporter, producing MLKSLWFLNFSTFFFFLGISILNPLISPYAITLGAEPFLVGLIAGVTSAVSLVSKLFGGYIGDKGYRFHAMFIGNILGALAGIFYVFSSLLGNIWIFAIGRAIHGFAMGIFFPSSLSSAVDLAPKGRVGEALGWRGMMFSLGNIIGPAIGGFISDKLGFISAFLSSIVFSIIGSMFVLIIWREIGEIKVSGHRKHGRYLDLVRPFFIAACLSLFFISMAYSGVVTFLPALYKVSGLGQSVFGLYMMIMGVASFFTRVIGGRSADKLGPIPVIRVGVGVIFSGYLALLFYKFPPQSYLVAVLSGAGFGLALPALQYMALAKLPGNIRTMGSSIYTMFFDLGMLSGQVILGYVAQLSGYEGVFPIVAVLPILSIFLVHIPLIWREKNES from the coding sequence ATGCTTAAAAGCTTATGGTTCCTAAACTTTTCAACGTTCTTCTTCTTCCTAGGGATAAGCATCCTAAATCCCCTTATATCTCCATACGCTATAACCTTAGGGGCCGAACCGTTTCTTGTAGGTCTAATTGCAGGTGTTACAAGTGCTGTTTCTTTAGTTTCAAAGCTTTTTGGAGGATACATTGGAGACAAGGGGTATAGATTTCATGCAATGTTCATAGGGAACATACTTGGGGCTCTAGCTGGAATCTTCTACGTTTTCTCATCACTTCTAGGTAATATATGGATATTTGCAATTGGAAGGGCAATCCATGGTTTTGCCATGGGAATATTCTTTCCTTCTTCCCTCTCCTCAGCCGTAGATCTTGCTCCAAAGGGTAGAGTTGGAGAGGCCCTAGGTTGGAGAGGCATGATGTTTTCCCTGGGGAACATAATTGGGCCGGCAATAGGTGGTTTCATCTCCGATAAACTTGGCTTCATCTCCGCATTTCTCTCTTCGATTGTATTCTCGATTATCGGATCGATGTTTGTCTTAATAATCTGGAGGGAGATTGGAGAGATTAAGGTTAGTGGGCACAGAAAACATGGTAGGTATTTAGATCTCGTGAGACCCTTCTTCATTGCAGCATGTCTAAGCCTATTCTTCATATCAATGGCCTATTCTGGAGTTGTCACATTTTTACCGGCTCTTTATAAAGTCTCGGGGTTGGGTCAAAGCGTCTTCGGTCTGTACATGATGATCATGGGGGTAGCAAGCTTCTTCACAAGGGTAATTGGTGGGAGGAGTGCCGATAAGTTGGGTCCAATACCTGTGATTAGGGTTGGAGTGGGAGTGATATTTTCAGGGTATCTTGCCCTTCTCTTCTATAAATTCCCACCCCAATCTTATTTAGTTGCAGTTCTATCTGGAGCTGGATTTGGTTTGGCATTGCCGGCATTGCAATACATGGCTCTAGCTAAGCTTCCAGGGAATATTAGGACGATGGGGTCAAGTATTTATACCATGTTCTTTGATTTGGGAATGTTGAGTGGTCAGGTAATCCTTGGTTATGTTGCCCAGCTTTCAGGTTACGAGGGGGTATTCCCGATAGTGGCTGTGCTACCAATACTCTCGATATTCCTGGTTCACATTCCCTTAATCTGGAGGGAGAAAAATGAAAGTTAG
- a CDS encoding radical SAM protein, translating into MKVRVSYGTAVSMGLIKAKLLAKPTTAYLMTYYDGKCVNDCKFCAQARSSSSDMSMLSRVVWPVFEVEDVVKNFNNGGFKRICLQTIDYPGLIEDTLELLDKLNPLNVPISLSITPVPKDVIREFKNLGVDYIGIGLDAASEDVYKEVKVSRYSWDDMWRFLDDVIEVLGRGRGVVHIIVGLGESDRDVVNAIWEVYRRGGIVSLFAFTPLKGTKMENHPPPSIKRYRRIQAAHYLIKTGKAKLRDFEFDEEGNLVTLPVLDIPSSAFVTQGCPWCNRPYYNERPSKEPYNYPSVEMVNKRLDVIKKELG; encoded by the coding sequence ATGAAAGTTAGAGTATCTTACGGAACGGCCGTGAGTATGGGACTCATAAAGGCCAAACTCCTTGCCAAGCCCACCACGGCGTATCTCATGACGTACTATGACGGAAAGTGTGTGAATGACTGCAAGTTCTGTGCTCAGGCTAGATCGAGCAGTAGTGACATGAGCATGCTTTCAAGAGTAGTATGGCCCGTTTTCGAAGTTGAAGATGTCGTTAAGAACTTTAATAACGGTGGATTCAAAAGGATATGCCTGCAGACGATCGACTATCCTGGATTAATTGAAGATACACTTGAGTTGTTGGACAAGTTAAATCCCCTGAACGTTCCAATCTCTCTCTCCATAACTCCAGTGCCAAAAGATGTAATTAGGGAGTTCAAGAATCTAGGAGTGGATTATATTGGAATTGGCCTGGATGCTGCTAGCGAGGATGTGTACAAGGAGGTAAAGGTATCAAGGTACTCCTGGGATGACATGTGGAGATTTCTTGATGATGTAATCGAGGTGCTGGGAAGGGGGAGAGGTGTCGTTCACATAATAGTGGGCCTTGGAGAGAGCGATAGGGACGTTGTTAATGCAATTTGGGAGGTCTACAGAAGGGGAGGAATAGTATCACTATTCGCGTTCACTCCGTTAAAGGGAACTAAAATGGAAAACCATCCCCCACCCTCTATTAAAAGATACAGGAGGATACAGGCCGCTCATTATTTGATAAAAACCGGGAAGGCCAAGCTTAGGGACTTTGAGTTTGATGAGGAAGGTAACTTGGTGACCCTCCCAGTTCTAGACATTCCCTCCTCAGCTTTCGTAACCCAGGGATGTCCATGGTGCAATAGGCCTTACTACAATGAGAGACCCAGTAAAGAGCCTTACAATTATCCATCAGTTGAAATGGTAAACAAGAGGCTTGATGTCATCAAGAAGGAACTAGGCTAG
- a CDS encoding potassium channel family protein yields MKELEEIKNCLIEMKNISSLMIDLALSSVMYNSEEIAEEVYLLEEKMDELTLKVKKLALEAAKKIEDPESMLSVIEMASINEQISDSAYEIADLILRDVKPHPIIRKIMHDVEEEIGRVTVKKDSILVGKSLRELKLPSKIGVRIIAIKRGPKYIYNPPGNEVIKEGDTLIAVGAGMDKLREIASGSESED; encoded by the coding sequence ATGAAAGAGCTTGAAGAGATAAAGAATTGTCTTATTGAGATGAAAAACATCTCCTCTCTAATGATAGACTTGGCACTCTCTTCCGTAATGTACAATAGCGAAGAGATAGCGGAGGAGGTATACCTTCTAGAGGAGAAAATGGATGAACTCACATTAAAGGTGAAGAAGCTGGCCCTTGAAGCCGCAAAAAAGATCGAAGATCCTGAGAGCATGCTTAGCGTTATTGAAATGGCATCAATAAATGAGCAAATAAGTGATTCTGCTTATGAAATAGCAGATCTAATATTAAGGGATGTTAAACCCCACCCAATAATAAGGAAGATAATGCACGATGTTGAGGAAGAAATCGGTAGGGTTACCGTGAAAAAAGATTCAATACTCGTCGGAAAAAGTCTTAGAGAGCTTAAATTACCTTCAAAAATTGGTGTTAGGATAATAGCAATCAAGAGGGGGCCTAAATATATATACAATCCACCCGGCAATGAGGTGATAAAAGAAGGAGACACATTGATAGCGGTTGGAGCAGGCATGGACAAATTGAGAGAGATAGCCTCTGGTAGCGAAAGCGAAGACTAG
- a CDS encoding potassium channel family protein, with protein MEEVEEFRYEPKSVKEIFIEMKNTVELMVDLAYASLLFGDKEIAEEVLELEERIDLLNYQLMVHSILAARNVKEAEQVVTILQIANSIEDISNAAGDLAKMVLEGIELHPIIKETILEGEEIIGRIIVSPESVLVGKTLGEVDLATNTGVWIIAVRRGKRWIIGPGREFKIRSGDILIGRGTRTSIEYLKEIARGAIRVIGNERA; from the coding sequence ATGGAAGAAGTTGAGGAATTTCGGTATGAGCCCAAAAGCGTTAAAGAAATATTCATCGAGATGAAAAATACCGTAGAATTAATGGTCGATCTTGCGTATGCTTCACTTCTCTTTGGGGATAAGGAGATAGCAGAAGAAGTACTCGAGCTGGAGGAGAGGATAGATCTGCTGAATTATCAACTTATGGTTCATAGCATCTTAGCGGCAAGGAACGTTAAGGAGGCTGAGCAAGTAGTTACCATATTGCAGATAGCAAATTCAATAGAGGATATATCAAATGCAGCTGGAGACTTAGCAAAGATGGTTCTAGAAGGGATAGAACTCCATCCCATAATAAAGGAAACGATATTAGAAGGGGAAGAGATAATTGGAAGAATCATAGTTTCACCTGAGTCCGTGTTGGTAGGGAAGACCCTTGGAGAGGTCGACTTAGCAACAAATACTGGCGTCTGGATAATAGCAGTTAGAAGGGGAAAGAGATGGATAATCGGACCTGGTAGAGAATTCAAGATCAGAAGTGGGGACATTCTAATTGGGAGGGGGACAAGAACCTCTATAGAATATCTAAAGGAGATAGCGAGGGGAGCGATTAGGGTGATTGGAAATGAAAGAGCTTGA
- a CDS encoding ABC transporter ATP-binding protein codes for MNVIEIKNLTKIYPDGTKANDNISIKVKRGEIVGIVGPNGAGKTTLIRQLLGLLKPTEGVIKVMGKDVTKNPTIPKEFIGYVPQYPLTFPSLTVREILDYVLRMRGVSSAKIREEKISNVLHVLNLENAREFFGYQLSGGMRKTLLLAMALIQELPILVLDEPTSMVDVVTKYRLWEVIREHHHDGVLIASHDMTEVKELCNRIYILVEGRIITSGTPADIVSLMKMPTEVKIIPREGNIAGILPKNYNYTQKGKLYEISFETLEDAIKTIEKVNNTVGISYLELNSPSFEKLIVNLLRRDG; via the coding sequence ATGAATGTTATCGAGATCAAAAATTTAACAAAAATATACCCTGATGGGACAAAGGCCAATGATAATATCTCTATTAAGGTAAAACGTGGAGAAATTGTGGGAATAGTTGGTCCCAATGGTGCAGGAAAAACAACATTGATACGTCAGTTACTTGGTCTGCTTAAACCAACAGAAGGAGTTATAAAGGTTATGGGAAAAGATGTGACAAAAAACCCGACTATTCCGAAAGAATTCATTGGCTACGTGCCACAATACCCACTAACTTTTCCTTCACTAACAGTCAGAGAGATCCTTGATTATGTCCTTAGAATGAGAGGTGTTTCCTCAGCTAAGATACGGGAAGAAAAAATATCGAACGTCCTTCACGTTTTGAACTTAGAGAACGCCAGAGAGTTTTTTGGATATCAACTTTCTGGAGGAATGAGAAAAACACTTCTCCTTGCAATGGCTCTAATTCAAGAACTACCAATCCTTGTGCTGGATGAACCAACTAGCATGGTTGATGTTGTTACAAAGTACAGACTTTGGGAGGTGATACGTGAGCATCACCATGATGGTGTTCTCATAGCCAGCCATGATATGACTGAGGTTAAAGAACTCTGCAATAGGATTTATATCCTTGTTGAAGGAAGAATCATAACCTCGGGAACTCCAGCAGATATAGTTTCATTGATGAAGATGCCAACTGAGGTTAAGATAATCCCCCGGGAAGGTAATATAGCCGGAATTTTACCCAAAAACTATAACTATACACAAAAAGGTAAACTCTATGAGATATCGTTTGAAACCCTTGAAGATGCTATTAAGACCATTGAGAAAGTGAATAATACGGTTGGTATATCATATCTTGAGTTGAATTCCCCTTCATTCGAAAAGCTCATTGTGAACTTACTTAGGAGGGATGGCTGA